In Monodelphis domestica isolate mMonDom1 chromosome 1, mMonDom1.pri, whole genome shotgun sequence, the sequence AGCGAGAGGCAGAAGCAGCCGCAGACGGAGGCGGCGAGGAAGGAGTGGTAGGCGCAGGGCAACTGGTAGTCCTTCAGGTTGCAATAGTTGTGCTGCTGCGTCTGGTCGATCATGATGCCCGAGGCCGCCACGTACAGGCCGGCCGCCAGCAGGTCGTGGACCATGTTGGTGAGCAGCCAGCGGGGTCCCAGCAGCGGCACCAGCTCGTGTTTGCCCAGCAGAGTGGTGAAGTAGAGGCCGGCGGTCAGCAGCCAAAAGAACACAGAGACGAAGAGCGCGAAATGCACGGGGCCCTGGTACTTGCTGGAGGCGATGGTGATCCAGAAGGCGGCTCCGGCCAGCAGCTGCAGCAGCCGCAAGACTCCCAGTGGGCTACGCAGGAAGGACCGCTGCAGGCTCACCGAGCTCCGCGCCCCGGCCGCGGGCGGCGGGGGCTGGCGCGGGGGCGGGGGGCGCATGGCCCCGGGGCGCAACGGTGGCCGGAGGGACCTGAAGTGTGCGTCGAGCGGAGTGCCCAGCCCTTGACTGGGATCTCTGGGATTTCCGTCTCCTCTGCCACCCACCCAGCTAGCTTCCAGCACCAATCTTCCCGTAGTCGgttcctcctttctcctcagaccttcattccttctttcc encodes:
- the MARVELD1 gene encoding MARVEL domain-containing protein 1, whose product is MRPPPPRQPPPPAAGARSSVSLQRSFLRSPLGVLRLLQLLAGAAFWITIASSKYQGPVHFALFVSVFFWLLTAGLYFTTLLGKHELVPLLGPRWLLTNMVHDLLAAGLYVAASGIMIDQTQQHNYCNLKDYQLPCAYHSFLAASVCGCFCLSLYLLSALYCSCRRCRGHQDSV